The genomic window TACTTCGAGTAGGGGTGGCTACTCCTGATTGGTGGAAAAACGAACACCCTGAGGCGATAATGGTATTCAAAAAATTGGAGAACGGAAAATGGGTGGATGTGAAGGAGGTAGTGACGATAGGAGGAAAGGAAGGGATAAGCGTTGCTTCTCCCGAATGGAAAAAGGATGCAGTTGAAGCTTTGAAGAAGCTCGTTAAGCATCTTGAGACGAAGTACGGCGACCACATTATAGGATATATGCCAGTGGCTCAGAACACTGGTGAATGGTTCTATTACGATGCCGGTGGAGCCAAGTTGAACTGTTGTGAGCCCGTCTTTGAGGAAGCCTTTCGTCAATGGCTTAAGGAGAAATACAAGAGCGAGGAGAACCTTAGAAAGGCTTGGAATGAGCCCTCCCTAACATTTGATAGCGTATCCCTACCATCTCCCGAGGAGAGGATGAACGCCACCTATGGCTTCTTCCGAGACCCGGGGAAGGAAAGGAAGTTGATAGACTTCCACGAATTTCAAAACATAGCTATGGCTTCCGCTTTGGAGGATTT from bacterium includes these protein-coding regions:
- a CDS encoding beta-galactosidase, which encodes MNKWVVIFNLFSLLSLAFCLTASVRSLKGTPTLFVDEIPHTPLIYHAVRENERTFHTIGIAKKQGFDLIGYADIYAWITCPGEEFDYHWVDEKIDKILALNPNALLILRVGVATPDWWKNEHPEAIMVFKKLENGKWVDVKEVVTIGGKEGISVASPEWKKDAVEALKKLVKHLETKYGDHIIGYMPVAQNTGEWFYYDAGGAKLNCCEPVFEEAFRQWLKEKYKSEENLRKAWNEPSLTFDSVSLPSPEERMNATYGFFRDPGKERKLIDFHEFQNIAMASALED